The following are encoded together in the Salvia hispanica cultivar TCC Black 2014 chromosome 6, UniMelb_Shisp_WGS_1.0, whole genome shotgun sequence genome:
- the LOC125194214 gene encoding nuclear transcription factor Y subunit A-7-like isoform X1, which produces MTMWFSGKQLEIPVSNSKSMATETETTKGRDYYHLKLSEQDSSSTLSTDQSHHEGSTSAGSDVQMKNLSFQPVGGNAEYFSHQVQMEHNQSSDWASYSMAAPYFGRIAAAYDPNSVIYPQMAVVGQARAVLPLDHDQGIPMFVNAKQYHAILRRRQTRAKLEAQNKIARTRKPYLHESRHHHALRRARGSGGRFLNTKKSSPTAQEPESSTSWGTSTTSGSDVSCIFNNDDLFQQPRMGTQSRTMEHNNMLLLSMDSYTQIRTTT; this is translated from the exons ATGACCATGTGGTTCTCTGGAAAGCAGCTCGAGATACCTGTCTCAAACTCCAAGAGCATGGCAACGGAGACAGAAACCACAAAAGGGCGGGACTATTACCATCTGAAGCTGTCAGAGCAAGATTCGTCCTCAACTCTATCCACAGACCAGTCTCATCACGAGGGATCTACTTCGGCTGGAAGTGACGTGCAGATGAAGAACTTGTCGTTTCAGCCTG TTGGTGGAAATGCAGAGTATTTCAGCCATCAAGTTCAGATGGAACACAATCAATCATCG GATTGGGCATCTTACTCCATGGCTGCACCTTATTTTGGCAGGATAGCAGCTGCATACGATCCGAATTCTGTT ATTTATCCTCAAATGGCTGTGGTCGGGCAAGCAAGGGCTGTGCTACCGCTGGATCACGATCAAGGCATCCCCATGTTTGTCAATGCAAAGCAATACCACGCCATTCTCAGGCGTCGCCAAACCAGAGCTAAACTCGAGGCTCAGAATAAGATTGCAAGAACAAGAAAG CCATATCTCCATGAGTCTCGCCACCACCACGCTCTGAGAAGAGCTCGGGGTTCTGGAGGGCGCTTCTTGAACACGAAGAAGTCAAGCCCCACAGCTCAAGAACCCGAGAGCAGCACCAGCTGGGGCACATCCACCACCTCTGGCTCTGATGTCTCATGCATATTCAACAACGACGACTTATTCCAACAACCACGCATGGGGACACAATCGCGTACGATGGAACACAACAACATGCTTCTGTTATCCATGGATAGTTACACACAAATCCGCACCACGACGTGA
- the LOC125194214 gene encoding nuclear transcription factor Y subunit A-7-like isoform X2, producing MATETETTKGRDYYHLKLSEQDSSSTLSTDQSHHEGSTSAGSDVQMKNLSFQPVGGNAEYFSHQVQMEHNQSSDWASYSMAAPYFGRIAAAYDPNSVIYPQMAVVGQARAVLPLDHDQGIPMFVNAKQYHAILRRRQTRAKLEAQNKIARTRKPYLHESRHHHALRRARGSGGRFLNTKKSSPTAQEPESSTSWGTSTTSGSDVSCIFNNDDLFQQPRMGTQSRTMEHNNMLLLSMDSYTQIRTTT from the exons ATGGCAACGGAGACAGAAACCACAAAAGGGCGGGACTATTACCATCTGAAGCTGTCAGAGCAAGATTCGTCCTCAACTCTATCCACAGACCAGTCTCATCACGAGGGATCTACTTCGGCTGGAAGTGACGTGCAGATGAAGAACTTGTCGTTTCAGCCTG TTGGTGGAAATGCAGAGTATTTCAGCCATCAAGTTCAGATGGAACACAATCAATCATCG GATTGGGCATCTTACTCCATGGCTGCACCTTATTTTGGCAGGATAGCAGCTGCATACGATCCGAATTCTGTT ATTTATCCTCAAATGGCTGTGGTCGGGCAAGCAAGGGCTGTGCTACCGCTGGATCACGATCAAGGCATCCCCATGTTTGTCAATGCAAAGCAATACCACGCCATTCTCAGGCGTCGCCAAACCAGAGCTAAACTCGAGGCTCAGAATAAGATTGCAAGAACAAGAAAG CCATATCTCCATGAGTCTCGCCACCACCACGCTCTGAGAAGAGCTCGGGGTTCTGGAGGGCGCTTCTTGAACACGAAGAAGTCAAGCCCCACAGCTCAAGAACCCGAGAGCAGCACCAGCTGGGGCACATCCACCACCTCTGGCTCTGATGTCTCATGCATATTCAACAACGACGACTTATTCCAACAACCACGCATGGGGACACAATCGCGTACGATGGAACACAACAACATGCTTCTGTTATCCATGGATAGTTACACACAAATCCGCACCACGACGTGA
- the LOC125194213 gene encoding solute carrier family 25 member 44-like, giving the protein MSLSTAEDDSATEIHLPADIDWEMLDKSKFFFLGAALFSGVSGTLYPIVVLKTRQQVMLNDCPCFKMAASIFRNEGWRGFYRGFGTSLMGTIPARALYMGALEVTKSSVGNVASRQLGLSEASASAIANAAAGLSASMAAQLVWTPIDVVSQRLMVQGGVGDGSSCTVGLKKYNGGIDAFRKIVRADGVRGLYRGFGISILTYAPSNAVWWASYSMAHRGIWGCIGCYFCKKSENGNGYRPDGKSVMAVQAVSAAMASGASALVTMPLDTIKTRLQVLDGGGGEGRTPTVVQTVRSLVKEGGLGACYRGLGPRWASMSMSATTMITTYEFLKRLSTKNQDSFAL; this is encoded by the coding sequence ATGAGTTTGAGCACCGCAGAGGATGACTCCGCAACTGAAATCCATCTGCCTGCTGATATAGATTGGGAGATGCTTGATAAATCCAAGTTTTTCTTCCTCGGCGCTGCTCTGTTTTCAGGGGTTTCAGGCACTCTTTACCCAATTGTTGTGCTGAAAACGCGGCAGCAGGTGATGTTGAACGACTGCCCGTGCTTCAAAATGGCGGCCTCGATCTTTAGAAACGAGGGGTGGAGGGGTTTCTACCGCGGTTTTGGGACTTCCCTTATGGGAACTATCCCAGCCCGAGCTCTCTACATGGGTGCTCTCGAGGTTACCAAGAGTAGCGTAGGCAATGTTGCTAGTCGCCAGCTAGGTTTATCCGAGGCCTCAGCTTCGGCCATAGCTAATGCCGCTGCTGGGCTGAGTGCTTCCATGGCTGCTCAGTTGGTTTGGACGCCAATTGATGTGGTGAGCCAGAGGCTAATGGTGCAAGGAGGTGTGGGGGATGGGAGTTCTTGCACGGTTGGGTTGAAGAAATATAACGGTGGGATAGACGCGTTTAGGAAGATTGTGCGTGCGGATGGGGTGAGAGGGTTGTATAGAGGGTTTGGGATATCTATACTGACTTATGCTCCTTCTAATGCTGTGTGGTGGGCTTCTTACTCGATGGCGCATAGAGGGATTTGGGGCTGCATTGGATGCTACTTCTGCAAGAAGAGTGAGAATGGGAATGGTTATAGGCCGGATGGGAAGTCTGTGATGGCAGTTCAGGCAGTGAGTGCTGCGATGGCTAGTGGAGCATCTGCGCTCGTGACAATGCCTCTCGACACTATTAAGACGAGGCTGCAGGTTTTGGATGGAGGCGGGGGTGAGGGTAGGACTCCAACAGTTGTGCAAACCGTGAGGAGCTTGGTGAAGGAGGGTGGGTTGGGTGCTTGCTACCGAGGGTTGGGGCCGAGATGGGCTTCAATGTCGATGTCTGCAACGACCATGATCACCACCTATGAGTTTCTCAAGCGGCTCTCGACTAAGAATCAAGATAGCTTTGCTTTGTGA
- the LOC125195676 gene encoding thioredoxin-like protein YLS8 — protein MSYLLPHLHSGWAVDQAILAEEERLVLIRFGHDWDETCMQMDEVLASVAETLKNFAVIYLVDITEVPDFNTMYELYDPSTIMFFFRNKHIMIDLGTGNNNKINWAMKDKQEFIDIVETVYRGARKGRGLVIAPKDYSTKYRY, from the exons ATGTCGTATTTGCTGCCTCACCTTCACTCCGGCTGGGCCGTCGATCAGGCGATCCTGGCGGAGGAGGAGCGCCTCGTCCTCATCCGCTTCGGCCACGATTGGGACGAGACCTGCATGCAG ATGGATGAGGTGCTGGCTTCAGTTGCCGAAACACTAAAAAACTTTGCTGTCATATACCTGGTGGATATCACAGAGGTCCCTGATTTCAACACAATGTACGAGCTGTATGACCCCTCCACCATCATGTTCTTCTTCAGGAACAAGCACATTATGATTGATCTTGGCACTGGAAACAACAATAAGATCAATTGGGCCATGAAGGATAAGCAAGAGTTCATTGACATCGTTGAGACTGTCTACCGTGGCGCCAGGAAGGGGCGTGGTCTAGTTATTGCCCCTAAGGATTACTCCACCAAATATCGTTATTGA